TTCAAGAAAATCCCCTGAAACCAAAATTGAAGTTGGAGGAGAGAGAAGGTCGGTCGAGGGAGACTCTGCTTTGTAGATACTATGTTTTTGGAAGTTGACTTTTtatgagagagagggagaaggaGGGGGTAGGTAGGCGTAATCTGGATTTCCCAAGCAAGAGCTCTTCACTGCAAGGTAGATGATGCGCTCTCCAAGTTGTTTCAGCAGCTTGTACCAAGGAGTGAACTCGCCATTCTCAGGCGCACGACGACGATGAAACCTTGTAACAGGAACAATACTCCCATAACCATGGCGGCTGCCAAGTCCCTGTGATATCAAACAGAATGGCAATTGTTtataatcaatcaatcaatcaatctgTCCAAAGTTAAAATGAGGAAATCAAGCAATTAAATACGGCAATCAGTCTGTCAAGTTAAAATGAGGAAATCAATCAAGTAAGTATGGAAACCACATTCGTATCACGAATCAAACAAGTAACTTTCAATCAATCTGTCCAAAGTTAAAATGAGGAAATCAAGCAATTAAACGGCAATCAGTCTGTCAAGTTAAAATGAGGAAATCAATCAAGTGAGTATGGAAACTATTTTCGGAAGTCAATCATGGTTCATGAGTAGTCCAAATTTTGTGCAATCCAGAGTTGAAGAGAGATAAAGGAAAATGAAaggtaaataaatatttcaagtCTTTATCATGATATATAACTCAAAGAATGGTGAATGCTCTTGAGAAGACTATTTTCATCAATCAATGTTGATAACTAATAAATGCAATGGAGATTAATGATGAATAGCTTTTTGAATTGGAATGCATAATGGTTGATTTAGAATGTTGAATTATGTCACTTGTaaaattttctaactaaaaaattaatgtaaaatGATGATTTAAAATCAGAATCATCGTTTTgtcatttatctttttattttttacttgtCAAAAATTACTTATTTAACTAATAGTATTTGAAATGActcaattttattgtttttataattcaatgttatttatttctatCCAATAATGTTTTTTAACATTTACAAGTAAATCAATGTTtcatttgtctttttcttttaaaatttattttcaataacatATGCTACCACTTATACAGTAGAAAAGTTGTCAATCTTATTTTGACAAAATGATAACTTTTAATTTGATAACAACCTTACCATATAAATTTACAGTTTTTTCACTTAATTTTACCACAAATTacatcaaattaaaatttatctttCAAGTCGATTTTAGTTTATACATCGAGTAACTAATTGTCCAAGaatatatatgcaatataagatgttttcacattttagataaaatttaaatgtaataaaaCCACCcacatcaaaacaaaaaaaaatcgcaTCATCAAGAAAACATGACAATTTTAGAAGGTAAAGCAAATATTGAGAGAGACGTAAATAAATGATTCATTTAGATCTTTAGATGGGCTTTTTGCAAACAAGTTAGACATTTTAAAGAAATGAAACTGGTAAAATCTATTATAAAAAGAGAGATCTCACCGggagaaaaacaaagaaatgcttgaatacttttttttagttttgtttggcTACAAATTGCATGCAACGTTTATCGACGACAATCTCATTGTAGGTGATGCATATATACTTTTTAGCGACCTCTCAAGACAAGATTCCAAGAACAAACCATCAAAATAAGACGCATATCATAAAGACAACAAGCATGGCACAAGACGCATATCATAAAAATTCGAACTTTTAATGAGGAAACTGGCCTTAAGAatacttatcaaaaaaaaaaactggccTTAAGAATCTCTACCAGGAACAACCTCGTGCTTGAGCCCTGCATACTCGCcttcagctctctctctctctgattacAACGATGTCAACCAGGCAAGTTAAAGCAGTTGACTAGAGAAGCAAAGAGGTCAAGCTCCTTCCTCAGCTGCACGTTTAGTGAGCTCACACCCCCACCTACAAGGATTCTTGAGCCCACCTTTCAAGCAAAACTTGTTTCCATTTCTTCCTAAAAATCGATGAAATTGTATTTTATGGCCGCACATTTGCATGCTGTTGTCTCTTGTCTTTGAAGGTAAGGTGGTAGTGATAGGTTCCAGAGAAATAACTTTTCTTGTATCTTTTGTCTGGAGGCTTGCTTTTCCTTGAAAGATTAAAGGATCTGAGGAGAGATCAAAGATGAGAACTTGGAGGACCAGTAGGCACTAGATAATGGTAGTTTTTGTTCTGTCTTTTTCTTGCttctcaagaaaagaaaagagggAAACTGCACGAATGTTTTCATGTGTAGATATAGAAAGCATTTCAATAGAACATACTAGCGTAGACCTTAGTAGAATCcagaacataaaataaaatacaaataagcATGTTTTCCTGGTATGCAATATCGCCCTTACTATACAAAAAAACATGCTAAAGCCGATGCAGAAAACCAGTCTTGAGTAGTCCACTACTACTGCTTGCAAAATAGTATTGTATTGTTCCAAGGCACTGAAAGTGTGTATACAAACGATGTCCTAAGTCTATAAATTTGTgagtaatattttgtttctaacACACTGTTAAATTAGTAGAAGATTCTCCTTGTCCTTTCAGGTAGCGACCTTTCCATATGGCTTATAACGAAGGACCAGTACTACCAAAAGAGCCTCTCAGCTTGAGTTGAGAAGCTTCATGAACGCTGATCTTGATAGTGCGGCTCTGTGATGATCTATAAATGTCGATACACTCCTCGAGATCCGCTTCACACGTCAGAAGAACCCACTCCTTGTCATCATCCAGGTACTTAAGATCAAAGGCTgcaatattattattatctatgTTAAAACGCCTAGCGATCTCTAGCCGCAACTCTCTGAAGCCCCATGTTGGGAGCAAAGTAAACCTTACGTTGGCCTCACCGAACGTGGCTTTCACTTTAAATCCGCCTCCAGCTTTCAAGCTTCTGCTACGACTCTCTGGTAAACTCTTGAAAAGAGGATGCTCGCTGATTGTTTTGTGGCTTAGTGTTCTTGAGAGAGGCTTTGATTCCTCCATGTTCACTGTGTGAAGTTTTACCTCGCTACGAGCTCTCTTCAAGATTTCACCAGCATTTTCAGCCATCAGAGTAGTGGTTAAAGTATTATTAGCAGTATTGGTGCTTTGATTAGCTTCAGTTGAGCAGCATGTGCTTGAACCAGAGCTGTGGCTACAAGAAGATGATGGTGGTGACCTTGAAGCAACTCCCTGAGCTGAAAGACCCTTTTCGGTTTGAGCATTCAAGTGTCTTGACTGGTCATTGTTCTTGAAGGAAGTTCCAGATACATTCTGGGAGCTCAACTCTGGGAAACTTGTGTAGAATGAATCTAGTTGGATAGAGCCTTGAACACCTTGAACAGAGTCGATAACAAGTTGGAGTTTCTTTAAAGAGTGTCCCACTTTCTTGATCTTCCTGGAAGGCCATCTTGTTATCCCATGTTGCCTACATATTCTTTTCAATGTAGTTGGACAAACTAAAACAACATAAGAATGAATTTAATCACTATCTGagaaatttatgaaatataaataattaaaataacagGAAGTTTTCTTACCACCAATGTTCTTGGCTGCATCTTTGAGGCTTCCTGCAAAGTACTGTCTAAGAACTTCTAAACCAATCgtcttttctgtttttgttcttCTCTTTTCACCTGGTCTTCTACTTCCTAACAACGGTTGTCCTTGTCCCACACCAAAGGAAGATGCATCAAAGCTACTGTGGCCACGGCTAATCTGATTCTTGTTGTCCCAGCCAGATGTCAGCATGAACTCTTCTTTGGGCTCTTCTTTCTGATACTCCCATGAAAGGGACACGCCTTTACCCTTCTCGTTAGCCTTTATCATGTGGGAGATCCATGAGGAATCTTCCTGAGAGATCTCTTCCAAAGGCAAAGGTTCCAGAGGCAAAGGGTTCTCTGAGAAAAGCAGTTCCTCTTTAACGGGAAACACCACTTCCAGCTCTAGCTCTTTATCAATGACAAGATTCAAGCTCCTGAAATCATTCTGCAGTGTCACAGACAGTGACTTGAGCGTTTCTTGTTGCGCTTCTGTGTCAAGACAACTTTTGGGAAAGAAAAACTCCAACACAAACTCAACAGAACCattgaatttgtttttcaaaGGGACAGCCAAAGCGGCATGTAGACCAGAGATCTTAGCGTGGTGCGCAAGAGAGTAATTGGTCTTGCTAAAAGTGGTAACTTCAGGGACAAAGAACAGTTTGGTCGCTTTAAATGCTTTTCCCACAATGCCTTCCCCTTGAAGCAAATGGTGTTCAGAGCATGCCACTTGGAAATGATAACTCTGTTGGTCCAGAACAAAGCAAGCAGAATCCACGGTTGAAACACACTCAGAGAAGTTCTCATCTGAATGTCTGGATCCACCTCTGCCTTGCCTAGCACACGGTGCCCATGTTAAAGCCAGAGGCAGATCATATGATCTGCAGACTGATGTCAAAAAGACTGATACCTCAGGTAATGCTGCATAATAGAATTGATCATAGACCTGCAGAAACTGTAAATGACACTTAGCAAAGTCATTGTTATCAAATTGATTTGGTTTTAGAGAACATTTTTTGACACACCTCACTGCTTGGAGATTTCAAGTTTTCTGAACTTCTTAGATTAACAGCCTACAGAAATACAGCAACCTCTTTAGGCTAACACAAATACACAAACAAAACTTGTGATCCAAAGGGGCAGAGAGAAAACCTCTAGAGCTTTACAGATATTCTCAAGTTCTGGCTTGTAATTCATCTTTTGAGTTGTTCTGACAATCTCAACAACACCTAGACAAATCCCACTACCTCTTTCAAACACAGGAAGAGCTAATGATCCACGAACATCACATCTCTGAGCTTCTTTGATGCGTGGATACTCTTCACTTCTGAAGAACCGCACATCAGGTGTCCACTCAGGTAACTTCCCAAGGAACACACGGCCAGGGAGACCTACAGACTCCTTGGAATCCTCATCAGCCAGGAAGTTGTATTCCACTGAGGCATCTCTGTATCTTTTAAGACTCAAGTGTTTTGGGTTGAAGGAATGTGGCTGCTCCAAAGTGGTGAGGAAGTTCTTGCCTTCTTGTTGGATTGGCACCCATATCTGTATAAGGGAGTCTTTATCCTGCACCGCCTCGTTAAGACCCTTGATAGCTTGTACTAGTCTATCTTTCACTGATGAAGAAGGGCCTTGTCTTGTTCTTGGAGCTATCCACCATCTTTTACCTCTCTCAGTTTCTTCAAGGAGAAACTTCTCTGCTTGTGTAGAAATCATAGCTGCAGAGTGGTCAGAAGGTACTTGGTTCATTGGTTGACTGGTGAGATCTTCGATCTTGAGAGAACCTGGTGTTGTTGAAGGAAACTTTCTCCCTGTCTCTACCTTAGAGATATGGTCATAAAGGAAAGAGTTGTTGTTGTCATTCATGTTGGTATAAGTTGTCTGCTTCAAGCTCTTACCATCTGTTGCCTCAAGCCAACATCCATCAAAGAAGAGTTCGTCCATGAAGTCCATATTCGTAGCCGTCTCAGAGAATGCACCAAAGCTAGAGTTAGGTAAGAAACCGCCATGTCCACCACCACTACCACCTTCCATATAAGAATCCTTTTTGTAACTCAATCTTGCATCCACCAGAAGCCTAACAAAACTATCAGATTTTGAAGGACTATTTCTTTATGAACTGGTGAGAACAAGTGTCTTTGAGGTCTCCTTATGGTTCCTTTCCTTGGTGACTGTAGAAACTATCTGCAATAAAATGTTGCAGAAACATGATCAAAACCTCAACAAAGaataagagaagagaggagCAAAACTCAGTATTTGTCAACTGTAAGATGAAAGGTGCATTTCTACATGCTTATAATAGAGTCTAGGAAAGGTTATGAAAGCATAGGGAggctataaatatataaaagctAGAGAGAGTTGACTTGAAAAACATTGTACTCCAATAACACCAATGGACATGGAAACTCCAAGAGGGGCAATTATTGAGACtttttaaaagcaaatttaCAGAAATTTCCAGCAGAAAATAAATGCaacacaaaagaagaagatgaagaaaaaaagaatgagaTTCATAAATTACGAACCTGATGCTCTATGACATCAGTTTCCAAAGAACAAAATAGATTACTTACTTTTATCAAGATTCATTGAGCAAGTTGATAGAATTTTCAAGAAATTAATAAAGAGAATAATtgactgtgtttcaaaaaaaagagagaatgaTTGACTTTGGGTTTCAGAAACACTCAGAAGAAGTAAATAAGCTGACAGAAAACAAAAGattttgctctgttttcagTTAGAAAGAGGTTTGTTTGGTCTTTTTTTATTGGTACACAGGTACATAACTGATAGAGAGATTctgaggaaaaaaaacaaaaaaaaactgtgaaaaAAGTCTTTTGCTCAAGTAGATGATCTATTATCATCACCACTTCTTTCTGGACACAAGTAGGTGATGAAGGGTAATGCTACTCTATTTTAATCTCCACCATGTGGGCGTGCAGAATCTTTCCCCAAGAACAAAGTGGACCCGTCTTATACCAGCCAATAAGATCTATCTACTGTTCTTAGATTTACACacttaaatttaaaaagaaaaaaacccaCCTGCagttaaaaagaagaaataaagatcttttgtttttctgttttcttctgCAAAAGGATGATAATAGAGGAAAGGAAGTTGATGTTGAGGTATTTAAAGAGCTGAGATGTTTGTTCTCTCTTAATTATGTAGCTGGTGATCTCTTGTCTTAATAT
The genomic region above belongs to Raphanus sativus cultivar WK10039 unplaced genomic scaffold, ASM80110v3 Scaffold1858, whole genome shotgun sequence and contains:
- the LOC130504875 gene encoding protein NLP2-like isoform X1; the protein is MEGGSGGGHGGFLPNSSFGAFSETATNMDFMDELFFDGCWLEATDGKSLKQTTYTNMNDNNNSFLYDHISKVETGRKFPSTTPGSLKIEDLTSQPMNQVPSDHSAAMISTQAEKFLLEETERGKRWWIAPRTRQGPSSSVKDRLVQAIKGLNEAVQDKDSLIQIWVPIQQEGKNFLTTLEQPHSFNPKHLSLKRYRDASVEYNFLADEDSKESVGLPGRVFLGKLPEWTPDVRFFRSEEYPRIKEAQRCDVRGSLALPVFERGSGICLGVVEIVRTTQKMNYKPELENICKALEAVNLRSSENLKSPSSEFLQVYDQFYYAALPEVSVFLTSVCRSYDLPLALTWAPCARQGRGGSRHSDENFSECVSTVDSACFVLDQQSYHFQVACSEHHLLQGEGIVGKAFKATKLFFVPEVTTFSKTNYSLAHHAKISGLHAALAVPLKNKFNGSVEFVLEFFFPKSCLDTEAQQETLKSLSVTLQNDFRSLNLVIDKELELEVVFPVKEELLFSENPLPLEPLPLEEISQEDSSWISHMIKANEKGKGVSLSWEYQKEEPKEEFMLTSGWDNKNQISRGHSSFDASSFGVGQGQPLLGSRRPGEKRRTKTEKTIGLEVLRQYFAGSLKDAAKNIGVCPTTLKRICRQHGITRWPSRKIKKVGHSLKKLQLVIDSVQGVQGSIQLDSFYTSFPELSSQNVSGTSFKNNDQSRHLNAQTEKGLSAQGVASRSPPSSSCSHSSGSSTCCSTEANQSTNTANNTLTTTLMAENAGEILKRARSEVKLHTVNMEESKPLSRTLSHKTISEHPLFKSLPESRSRSLKAGGGFKVKATFGEANVRFTLLPTWGFRELRLEIARRFNIDNNNIAAFDLKYLDDDKEWVLLTCEADLEECIDIYRSSQSRTIKISVHEASQLKLRGSFGSTGPSL
- the LOC130504875 gene encoding protein NLP2-like isoform X2, translating into MEGGSGGGHGGFLPNSSFGAFSETATNMDFMDELFFDGCWLEATDGKSLKQTTYTNMNDNNNSFLYDHISKVETGRKFPSTTPGSLKIEDLTSQPMNQVPSDHSAAMISTQAEKFLLEETERGKRWWIAPRTRQGPSSSVKDRLVQAIKGLNEAVQDKDSLIQIWVPIQQEGKNFLTTLEQPHSFNPKHLSLKRYRDASVEYNFLADEDSKESVGLPGRVFLGKLPEWTPDVRFFRSEEYPRIKEAQRCDVRGSLALPVFERGSGICLGVVEIVRTTQKMNYKPELENICKALEAVNLRSSENLKSPSSEVYDQFYYAALPEVSVFLTSVCRSYDLPLALTWAPCARQGRGGSRHSDENFSECVSTVDSACFVLDQQSYHFQVACSEHHLLQGEGIVGKAFKATKLFFVPEVTTFSKTNYSLAHHAKISGLHAALAVPLKNKFNGSVEFVLEFFFPKSCLDTEAQQETLKSLSVTLQNDFRSLNLVIDKELELEVVFPVKEELLFSENPLPLEPLPLEEISQEDSSWISHMIKANEKGKGVSLSWEYQKEEPKEEFMLTSGWDNKNQISRGHSSFDASSFGVGQGQPLLGSRRPGEKRRTKTEKTIGLEVLRQYFAGSLKDAAKNIGVCPTTLKRICRQHGITRWPSRKIKKVGHSLKKLQLVIDSVQGVQGSIQLDSFYTSFPELSSQNVSGTSFKNNDQSRHLNAQTEKGLSAQGVASRSPPSSSCSHSSGSSTCCSTEANQSTNTANNTLTTTLMAENAGEILKRARSEVKLHTVNMEESKPLSRTLSHKTISEHPLFKSLPESRSRSLKAGGGFKVKATFGEANVRFTLLPTWGFRELRLEIARRFNIDNNNIAAFDLKYLDDDKEWVLLTCEADLEECIDIYRSSQSRTIKISVHEASQLKLRGSFGSTGPSL
- the LOC130504875 gene encoding protein NLP2-like isoform X4, which encodes MEGGSGGGHGGFLPNSSFGAFSETATNMDFMDELFFDGCWLEATDGKSLKQTTYTNMNDNNNSFLYDHISKVETGRKFPSTTPGSLKIEDLTSQPMNQVPSDHSAAMISTQAEKFLLEETERGKRWWIAPRTRQGPSSSVKDRLVQAIKGLNEAVQDKDSLIQIWVPIQQEGKNFLTTLEQPHSFNPKHLSLKRYRDASVEYNFLADEDSKESVGLPGRVFLGKLPEWTPDVRFFRSEEYPRIKEAQRCDVRGSLALPVFERGSGICLGVVEIVRTTQKMNYKPELENICKALEAVNLRSSENLKSPSSEFLQVYDQFYYAALPEVSVFLTSVCRSYDLPLALTWAPCARQGRGGSRHSDENFSECVSTVDSACFVLDQQSYHFQVACSEHHLLQGEGIVGKAFKATKLFFVPEVTTFSKTNYSLAHHAKISGLHAALAVPLKNKFNGSVEFVLEFFFPKSCLDTEAQQETLKSLSVTLQNDFRSLNLVIDKELELEVVFPVKEELLFSENPLPLEPLPLEEISQEDSSWISHMIKANEKGKGVSLSWEYQKEEPKEEFMLTSGWDNKNQISRGHSSFDASSFGVGQGQPLLGSRRPGEKRRTKTEKTIGLEVLRQYFAGSLKDAAKNIGEYVGNMG
- the LOC130504875 gene encoding protein NLP2-like isoform X3 — protein: MEGGSGGGHGGFLPNSSFGAFSETATNMDFMDELFFDGCWLEATDGKSLKQTTYTNMNDNNNSFLYDHISKVETGRKFPSTTPGSLKIEDLTSQPMNQVPSDHSAAMISTQAEKFLLEETERGKRWWIAPRTRQGPSSSVKDRLVQAIKGLNEAVQDKDSLIQIWVPIQQEGKNFLTTLEQPHSFNPKHLSLKRYRDASVEYNFLADEDSKESVGLPGRVFLGKLPEWTPDVRFFRSEEYPRIKEAQRCDVRGSLALPVFERGSGICLGVVEIVRTTQKMNYKPELENICKALEAVNLRSSENLKSPSSEFLQVYDQFYYAALPEVSVFLTSVCRSYDLPLALTWAPCARQGRGGSRHSDENFSECVSTVDSACFVLDQQSYHFQVACSEHHLLQGEGIVGKAFKATKLFFVPEVTTFSKTNYSLAHHAKISGLHAALAVPLKNKFNGSVEFVLEFFFPKSCLDTEAQQETLKSLSVTLQNDFRSLNLVIDKELELEVVFPVKEELLFSENPLPLEPLPLEEISQEDSSWISHMIKANEKGKGVSLSWEYQKEEPKEEFMLTSGWDNKNQISRGHSSFDASSFGVGQGQPLLGSRRPGEKRRTKTEKTIGLEVLRQYFAGSLKDAAKNIGVCPTTLKRICRQHGITRWPSRKIKKVGHSLKKLQLVIDSVQGVQGSIQLDSFYTSFPELSSQNVSGTSFKNNDQSRHLNAQTEKGLSAQGVASRSPPSSSCSHSSGSSTCCSTEANQSTNTANNTLTTTLMAENAGEILKRARSEVKLHTVNMEESKPLSRTLSHKTISEHPLFKSLPESRSRSLKAGGGFKVKATFGEANPLILSTWMMTRSGFF